The Rhinolophus ferrumequinum isolate MPI-CBG mRhiFer1 chromosome 6, mRhiFer1_v1.p, whole genome shotgun sequence genome has a window encoding:
- the LACTB gene encoding serine beta-lactamase-like protein LACTB, mitochondrial isoform X1 — protein MYRLLSAVTARAATRGAWTWGCGRRGAHQRARLPQLGPGWVGGLGLGLGLALGVKLAGGLRGATPAPPPATPDPEASPLAERPPPQEESLAGWSPQKPAPPTSRRFARAIDSSRDLLHRIKDEVGAPGIVVGVSVDGKEVWSEGLGYSDIENRVPCKPETVMRIASISKSLTMVALAKLWEAGKLDLDIPVQHYVPEFPEKEYEGEKVSVTTRLLISHLSGIRHYEKDMKKVKEEKAYKALKMMKETMDSDQEKELKEKGGKSNEKNDFAKAKIEQDNEAKGRNSKPVKKKNDFEQGELYLREKFENSIESLRLFKNDPLFFKPGSQFLYSTFGYTLLAAIVERASGYKYLDYMQKIFHDLDMLTTVQEENEPVIYNRARFYVYNKKRRLVNTPYVDNSYKWAGGGFLSTVGDLIKFGNAMLYGYQVGLFKNSNENLLPGYLKPETMVMIWTPVPNTEMSWDKEGKYAMAWGVVEKKQTYGSCRKQRHYASHTGGAVGASSVLLILPEELDAESINNKVPPRGIVVSIICNMQSVGLNSTALKIALEFDKDRSDIP, from the exons ATGTACCGGCTCCTGTCAGCCGTAACGGCCCGGGCTGCGACACGCGGGGCCTGGACGTGGGGCTGCGGGCGGCGCGGGGCTCACCAGCGCGCCAGGTTGCCGCAGCTCGGCCCCGGCTGGGTCGGGGGCCTCGGGCTGGGGCTAGGGCTGGCGCTCGGGGTGAAGCTGGCGGGCGGGCTTAGGGGTGCAACCCCCGCGCCGCCCCCCGCGACCCCCGATCCTGAGGCGTCGCCTCTGGCCGAGCGGCCGCCCCCGCAAGAGGAGTCCCTCGCCGGATGGTCTCCGCAAAAACCAGCGCCGCCCACCTCCAGGCGTTTCGCCAGAGCCATCGACAGCAGCCGTGACCTGCTGCACAGAATCAAG GATGAGGTGGGCGCACCTGGTATAGTGGTTGGAGTCTCTGTAGATGGAAAAGAAGTCTGGTCAGAAG GTTTAGGTTATTCCGATATTGAGAACCGTGTACCATGCAAACCAGAGACGGTTATGAGAATTGCCAGTATCAGCAAGAGCCTCACCATGGTAGCTCTTGCCAAATTGTGGGAAGCAGGGAAACTGGATCTTGATATTCCAGTACAACATTATGTTCCTGAATTCCCAGAAAAAGAATATGAGGGTGAAAAG GTTTCTGTCACAACAAGATTATTGATTTCCCATTTAAGTGGAATTCGTCATTATGAAAAGGacatgaaaaaagtgaaagaagagaaagcttATAAAGCCTTGAAGATGATGAAAGAGACGATGGACTCTGACCAagaaaaagagttaaaagaaaaaggaggcaaaagtaatgaaaagaatGACTTTGCTAAAGCTAAGATAGAGCAGGATAATGAAGCCAAAGGCCGGAATTCAAAAcctgtcaagaaaaaaaatgattttgaacaaGGTGAATTATATTTGAGAGAAAAGTTCGAAAATTCAATTGAATCCCTAAGATTGTTTAAAAATGATCCTTTATTCTTTAAACCTG GTAGTCAGTTTTTGTATTCAACTTTTGGCTATACCCTACTGGCAGCCATAGTTGAAAGAGCTTCAGGATATAAGTATCTGGACTATATGCAGAAAATATTCCATGACTTGGATATGCTGACAACTGTGCAGGAAGAAAACGAACCAGTGATTTACAATAGAGCAAG attttatgtTTACAATAAAAAGAGACGTCTTGTCAACACACCTTACGTGGATAACTCCTATAAATGGGCTGGTGGTGGATTTCTGTCGACAGTGGGTGACCTTATCAAATTTGGGAATGCAATGCTGTATGGTTACCAGGTCGGGCTGTTTAAGAACTCAAATGAAAATCTTTTACCTGGGTATCTCAAACCAGAAACAATGGTTATGATTTGGACACCAGTCCCTAACACGGAGATGTCTTGGGATAAAGAGGGTAAATACGCAATGGCATGGGGTGTtgtggaaaagaaacaaacatacgGTTCTTGTAGGAAGCAGCGGCATTATGCCTCCCATACTGGAGGTGCAGTGGGTGCCAGTAGTGTCCTGCTGATCCTTCCTGAAGAACTGGATGCAGAATCTATAAATAACAAGGTTCCCCCAAGAGGAATAGTTGTTTCTATTATATGTAACATGCAATCTGTTGGCCTCAATAGCACTGCTTTAAAGATTGCTCTGGAATTTGATAAAGACAGATCAGACATACCTTAA
- the LACTB gene encoding serine beta-lactamase-like protein LACTB, mitochondrial isoform X2 has product MYRLLSAVTARAATRGAWTWGCGRRGAHQRARLPQLGPGWVGGLGLGLGLALGVKLAGGLRGATPAPPPATPDPEASPLAERPPPQEESLAGWSPQKPAPPTSRRFARAIDSSRDLLHRIKDEVGAPGIVVGVSVDGKEVWSEGLGYSDIENRVPCKPETVMRIASISKSLTMVALAKLWEAGKLDLDIPVQHYVPEFPEKEYEGEKVSVTTRLLISHLSGIRHYEKDMKKVKEEKAYKALKMMKETMDSDQEKELKEKGGKSNEKNDFAKAKIEQDNEAKGRNSKPVKKKNDFEQGSQFLYSTFGYTLLAAIVERASGYKYLDYMQKIFHDLDMLTTVQEENEPVIYNRARFYVYNKKRRLVNTPYVDNSYKWAGGGFLSTVGDLIKFGNAMLYGYQVGLFKNSNENLLPGYLKPETMVMIWTPVPNTEMSWDKEGKYAMAWGVVEKKQTYGSCRKQRHYASHTGGAVGASSVLLILPEELDAESINNKVPPRGIVVSIICNMQSVGLNSTALKIALEFDKDRSDIP; this is encoded by the exons ATGTACCGGCTCCTGTCAGCCGTAACGGCCCGGGCTGCGACACGCGGGGCCTGGACGTGGGGCTGCGGGCGGCGCGGGGCTCACCAGCGCGCCAGGTTGCCGCAGCTCGGCCCCGGCTGGGTCGGGGGCCTCGGGCTGGGGCTAGGGCTGGCGCTCGGGGTGAAGCTGGCGGGCGGGCTTAGGGGTGCAACCCCCGCGCCGCCCCCCGCGACCCCCGATCCTGAGGCGTCGCCTCTGGCCGAGCGGCCGCCCCCGCAAGAGGAGTCCCTCGCCGGATGGTCTCCGCAAAAACCAGCGCCGCCCACCTCCAGGCGTTTCGCCAGAGCCATCGACAGCAGCCGTGACCTGCTGCACAGAATCAAG GATGAGGTGGGCGCACCTGGTATAGTGGTTGGAGTCTCTGTAGATGGAAAAGAAGTCTGGTCAGAAG GTTTAGGTTATTCCGATATTGAGAACCGTGTACCATGCAAACCAGAGACGGTTATGAGAATTGCCAGTATCAGCAAGAGCCTCACCATGGTAGCTCTTGCCAAATTGTGGGAAGCAGGGAAACTGGATCTTGATATTCCAGTACAACATTATGTTCCTGAATTCCCAGAAAAAGAATATGAGGGTGAAAAG GTTTCTGTCACAACAAGATTATTGATTTCCCATTTAAGTGGAATTCGTCATTATGAAAAGGacatgaaaaaagtgaaagaagagaaagcttATAAAGCCTTGAAGATGATGAAAGAGACGATGGACTCTGACCAagaaaaagagttaaaagaaaaaggaggcaaaagtaatgaaaagaatGACTTTGCTAAAGCTAAGATAGAGCAGGATAATGAAGCCAAAGGCCGGAATTCAAAAcctgtcaagaaaaaaaatgattttgaacaaG GTAGTCAGTTTTTGTATTCAACTTTTGGCTATACCCTACTGGCAGCCATAGTTGAAAGAGCTTCAGGATATAAGTATCTGGACTATATGCAGAAAATATTCCATGACTTGGATATGCTGACAACTGTGCAGGAAGAAAACGAACCAGTGATTTACAATAGAGCAAG attttatgtTTACAATAAAAAGAGACGTCTTGTCAACACACCTTACGTGGATAACTCCTATAAATGGGCTGGTGGTGGATTTCTGTCGACAGTGGGTGACCTTATCAAATTTGGGAATGCAATGCTGTATGGTTACCAGGTCGGGCTGTTTAAGAACTCAAATGAAAATCTTTTACCTGGGTATCTCAAACCAGAAACAATGGTTATGATTTGGACACCAGTCCCTAACACGGAGATGTCTTGGGATAAAGAGGGTAAATACGCAATGGCATGGGGTGTtgtggaaaagaaacaaacatacgGTTCTTGTAGGAAGCAGCGGCATTATGCCTCCCATACTGGAGGTGCAGTGGGTGCCAGTAGTGTCCTGCTGATCCTTCCTGAAGAACTGGATGCAGAATCTATAAATAACAAGGTTCCCCCAAGAGGAATAGTTGTTTCTATTATATGTAACATGCAATCTGTTGGCCTCAATAGCACTGCTTTAAAGATTGCTCTGGAATTTGATAAAGACAGATCAGACATACCTTAA